In one window of Nodosilinea sp. PGN35 DNA:
- the wecB gene encoding non-hydrolyzing UDP-N-acetylglucosamine 2-epimerase, with protein sequence MSPLFKVCIVLGTRPEAIKLAPVIQRFREAADFDTQVLLTGQHREMVDQVMALFDLEADGDLAIMQPRQSLTDITCRSLEGLEALFRQRPPDLVLVQGDTTTAFAAALAAFYQQIPVGHVEAGLRTDDLYNPFPEEANRRLVSQIAQLHFAPTALSMEHLERSGVTGTRHQTGNTVIDALFAVAARQPDCPVPGLDWDRHRVILSTVHRRENWGAPLEAIAAGLHRVLEAHSDVALLLPLHRNPTVREPLRAALGHHPRAFLTEPLDYTALVGAMQRCHLVMTDSGGLQEEAPSLGKPVLVLRDNTERPEAALAGTAKLIGTDPDRIVAEASHLLSDGAAYRAMAEAINPFGDGRAAERIVAIARAYLGRQPLPETPQPVGAP encoded by the coding sequence ATGTCCCCACTGTTTAAGGTCTGTATCGTGCTCGGCACTCGCCCGGAGGCCATCAAGCTGGCTCCGGTGATCCAGCGATTTCGCGAGGCTGCCGACTTCGACACCCAGGTGCTGCTGACCGGCCAGCACCGAGAGATGGTGGATCAGGTGATGGCGCTATTTGACCTGGAGGCCGACGGCGATCTGGCGATTATGCAGCCCCGCCAGAGCCTGACAGACATTACCTGCCGCAGTTTAGAGGGGCTGGAGGCGCTGTTTCGCCAGCGTCCCCCCGACCTGGTGCTGGTGCAGGGGGACACCACCACCGCCTTTGCCGCCGCCCTGGCGGCGTTCTACCAGCAGATTCCGGTGGGCCACGTGGAGGCGGGGCTGCGCACCGACGACCTCTACAACCCCTTCCCTGAGGAGGCCAATCGACGGCTGGTGTCCCAAATTGCCCAACTGCACTTTGCCCCTACGGCCCTATCCATGGAGCACCTGGAGCGCTCGGGGGTGACGGGCACCCGCCACCAGACCGGCAACACCGTAATCGACGCGCTGTTTGCCGTGGCCGCCCGGCAGCCCGACTGCCCGGTGCCGGGGCTGGACTGGGATCGCCACCGGGTAATTCTATCCACGGTGCATCGGCGGGAGAACTGGGGCGCTCCCCTGGAGGCGATCGCGGCGGGGCTGCACCGGGTGCTGGAGGCCCACTCCGACGTGGCCCTGCTGCTGCCCCTGCACCGCAACCCCACGGTGCGGGAGCCCCTGCGGGCCGCCCTGGGCCACCATCCCCGCGCCTTTTTGACCGAGCCCCTGGACTACACCGCCCTGGTGGGGGCGATGCAGCGCTGCCACCTGGTGATGACCGACTCCGGCGGCCTCCAGGAGGAGGCCCCCAGCCTGGGCAAGCCGGTGCTGGTGCTGCGGGACAACACCGAGCGCCCCGAGGCTGCCCTGGCGGGCACCGCTAAGTTGATCGGCACCGACCCCGATCGCATCGTGGCCGAGGCCAGCCACCTGCTGAGCGACGGGGCCGCCTACCGGGCCATGGCGGAGGCGATCAACCCCTTTGGCGACGGTCGGGCCGCCGAGCGCATTGTGGCGATCGCCCGCGCCTACCTGGGGCGGCAGCCGCTGCCCGAGACCCCCCAGCCCGTCGGGGCACCCTAG
- a CDS encoding calcium-binding protein has product MRALGRQLGLLIAGLAIALACAAPPRFPLPPLPTDNPTPDYSTPDNPALAMPTPTTRNPLLQPFASDSIWNQPIGSEARYVPVDIAPANFLQADEDHFYVLSDGDPLRPLFSIGNWEGGRATGTIFQNIALPLPDDFVIPDSRAGDTPNNAAAFLLPDGRTLVQVNALTRLAAGTGQEEMVYGWRSPNEDILGPGIGGGHAGSGLSSIGGTLRRGELVGSEPIRHALKINLWARQYLSYELGAGGGPGYRWPADRADSYASPETYGGTTPELQLGSLLAIPPDLSPEQLGLTTEPARKLFEALRDYGAYVVDDTAFDAHAFALEIGAKEEFEAHYGFGFEGTSGPFFNDVMTLFGALAVVDNNAPEAIGGGGTPRVPLAPPIAEADLPAVGPSQVRTASPEEPILYGGPAGDFLYGDAGDNQLFGGGGNNYLDGGGGNNQLFGGPGDDLLVARPGQHHYDGGGGTDTLLVALPPPAANGAVGLSDTALGPPPPGQRPGLAAALGIGPATVGATPFAPSTLASLEKAVVVGGAGSNWLDASGFGGRAQLDGGTGNDWLIGGSGPNDLRGGTGSDGLIGGPGDDLLQGSNPLQRSGIDWLVGGGGRDRFILGQAGLPHYRDGEGPNFAILADFDPAEDVIQLGGNPWAYRLVPGVPDLLADAWGEETALSLYWVGRGTRSPDLIAVLLNAEATLDLTPQSPAFIYDNGIYDNNPSG; this is encoded by the coding sequence GTGCGCGCCCTGGGGCGACAGCTGGGGCTGCTGATCGCAGGGCTGGCGATCGCCCTGGCCTGCGCCGCTCCCCCCCGGTTCCCGCTGCCCCCCCTGCCCACCGACAATCCGACCCCTGACTACTCAACGCCTGACAATCCAGCTCTGGCCATGCCAACGCCCACTACCCGCAATCCCCTGCTGCAACCCTTTGCCAGCGACTCGATCTGGAACCAGCCGATCGGGTCTGAGGCGCGCTACGTACCTGTGGACATCGCCCCGGCCAATTTCTTGCAGGCGGATGAAGACCACTTCTACGTGCTCTCCGACGGCGATCCGCTGCGGCCCCTGTTTTCCATTGGCAACTGGGAGGGGGGCCGCGCCACCGGCACGATCTTTCAGAACATTGCCCTGCCGTTGCCCGACGACTTTGTCATCCCCGACTCGCGGGCTGGAGACACCCCCAACAACGCCGCCGCCTTTCTGCTGCCCGACGGGCGCACCCTGGTGCAGGTCAACGCTCTCACCCGCCTGGCGGCAGGGACGGGCCAGGAGGAGATGGTCTACGGCTGGCGATCGCCCAACGAGGACATCCTGGGGCCGGGCATCGGCGGCGGCCACGCCGGGTCGGGCCTGTCCAGCATCGGCGGCACCCTGCGCCGGGGCGAACTCGTCGGCTCTGAACCGATTCGCCACGCCCTCAAGATCAACCTGTGGGCCAGGCAATACCTGAGCTACGAACTCGGTGCCGGGGGCGGCCCTGGGTACCGCTGGCCCGCCGATCGCGCCGACAGCTACGCCTCCCCCGAGACCTACGGCGGCACCACCCCAGAACTTCAGCTCGGCAGCCTGCTGGCGATTCCGCCCGACCTCTCCCCGGAGCAGCTGGGCCTGACCACCGAGCCCGCCCGCAAGCTGTTCGAGGCCCTGCGGGACTACGGGGCCTACGTGGTGGACGACACCGCCTTTGACGCCCACGCCTTTGCCCTGGAGATCGGGGCCAAGGAGGAGTTTGAGGCTCACTATGGCTTTGGCTTTGAGGGCACCAGCGGCCCCTTCTTCAACGATGTTATGACTCTGTTTGGGGCGCTGGCGGTGGTGGACAACAACGCCCCCGAGGCCATCGGCGGCGGCGGCACCCCCCGCGTCCCCCTGGCTCCGCCCATCGCCGAGGCCGACCTGCCCGCCGTCGGCCCCAGCCAGGTGCGCACCGCCAGCCCCGAGGAGCCCATTCTCTACGGCGGTCCCGCCGGGGACTTTCTCTACGGCGACGCGGGCGATAACCAGCTGTTTGGCGGCGGCGGCAACAACTACCTGGACGGCGGCGGCGGCAACAACCAGCTGTTTGGTGGCCCCGGCGACGACCTGCTGGTGGCCCGCCCAGGGCAGCATCACTACGACGGCGGGGGGGGCACCGACACCCTGCTGGTCGCCCTGCCCCCCCCGGCGGCCAACGGAGCGGTGGGCCTGAGCGACACCGCCCTGGGGCCACCGCCACCGGGTCAGCGTCCGGGGCTGGCGGCGGCCCTGGGCATTGGGCCCGCCACCGTCGGGGCTACCCCCTTTGCCCCCAGCACCCTGGCCAGCCTTGAAAAGGCCGTGGTGGTGGGCGGCGCGGGCAGCAACTGGCTGGACGCCTCGGGCTTTGGCGGTCGGGCGCAGCTGGACGGGGGCACGGGCAATGACTGGCTGATCGGCGGCAGCGGCCCCAACGACCTGCGGGGCGGCACCGGCAGCGACGGCCTGATCGGCGGCCCCGGCGACGATCTGCTCCAGGGCAGCAACCCCCTCCAGCGCAGCGGCATCGACTGGCTGGTGGGGGGCGGCGGGCGCGATCGCTTTATTTTGGGCCAGGCGGGCCTGCCCCACTACCGCGACGGCGAGGGCCCCAATTTTGCCATTCTGGCCGATTTTGACCCCGCCGAAGACGTGATTCAGCTGGGGGGCAATCCCTGGGCTTACCGCCTGGTGCCGGGGGTACCCGACCTGCTGGCCGATGCCTGGGGGGAGGAAACGGCCCTGAGCCTATATTGGGTGGGCCGAGGGACGCGATCGCCCGACCTGATAGCGGTGCTGCTCAACGCCGAGGCCACCCTCGATCTGACCCCCCAGAGCCCGGCCTTTATTTACGACAACGGCATCTACGACAACAATCCATCAGGGTAG
- a CDS encoding polysaccharide biosynthesis tyrosine autokinase, with the protein MGQPPLLTMLLASLRRYWPVGVIALASTLGASLLYLLLVPPKYLSSVRIMVDEKNTSISALGQALAELSTNTPIGVNPLATQAELIASEEVLNQALTAITYSQNLSASELPALKQLRRGLSVKILPATNILELTYTHTDPQFAVQMLDAIARSTVDKNTAAIRLEATTVRQFLEGKIPQEEARLAQAEEAERQFRQQNGIISLETQTQTMLDRLSVLEAESVSLQADLRDTQEQQRLLDDVTGASGLEQAYVTLQAGQSSTLQDLTQRLDELEAQIAEARSRLGDQHPDLLALYDQRDEMAARYTDTLAQLGGSPERTDEAKSTVGQDLLSQYIAGQIRQAALTERLGVVQQERQRLSQMVLVLPERQQALAGLVRRRSEAEQTLRLLQDKLEEARLAEAQLVSNIRTLGVPSRPDRPASPNAKVVLVLGTVMGLVLAGGAIALLDLLDDRIHPTTNLEDLLQLPVLGDLPALPPQLLTAGRLRDFLADDERVEPYRRLANVLGHACRQGRLDGARSGYAVVFSSVGSGDGKAAVAIYLAVTAALLSRRSLLLDADLRRSAPTQFFGAAHLPGFAEVIGAEAVGAGLGSLGDPAEAVVQPTGVTHCDLLPSGQVQGNPAALVESPAVEGLLESLRPSYDWILIDAPTVVDSADATALAQYADSLVLAVRPGHTRRSELLQAVADLRRSGTPILGVVLNRTPLPEEIFSDLLHQAQDPSLGLGPRTVGYAHVSSAR; encoded by the coding sequence ATGGGACAACCACCGCTCTTGACCATGCTTTTGGCCTCCCTACGCCGCTACTGGCCCGTGGGGGTGATCGCGTTAGCCTCCACCCTGGGAGCTTCGCTGCTGTACCTGCTGCTGGTACCCCCCAAGTACCTCTCCAGCGTGCGGATCATGGTGGACGAAAAGAACACCAGCATCTCGGCCCTGGGGCAGGCCCTGGCGGAGCTGAGCACCAACACCCCCATCGGTGTCAACCCCCTGGCCACCCAGGCGGAGCTGATCGCTTCGGAGGAGGTGCTCAACCAGGCCCTGACGGCGATCACCTACTCGCAAAACCTGTCGGCGTCAGAACTGCCCGCCCTAAAGCAGCTGCGCCGGGGGCTGAGCGTCAAAATCTTACCCGCTACCAATATTTTGGAGCTCACCTACACCCACACCGACCCGCAATTTGCGGTGCAGATGCTGGATGCGATCGCCCGCAGCACCGTGGACAAAAACACCGCCGCCATCCGCCTGGAGGCGACCACGGTGCGCCAGTTTCTGGAGGGCAAAATTCCCCAGGAGGAAGCCCGTCTGGCCCAGGCAGAGGAGGCGGAGCGGCAGTTTCGGCAGCAGAACGGCATCATTTCTTTAGAGACCCAGACCCAGACCATGCTGGATCGGCTGAGCGTGCTGGAGGCAGAGTCGGTATCGCTGCAGGCGGATCTGCGAGACACCCAGGAGCAGCAGCGCCTGCTGGACGACGTCACCGGGGCCAGCGGGCTGGAGCAGGCCTACGTCACCCTCCAGGCGGGGCAGAGCAGCACCCTCCAGGATTTGACCCAGCGGCTAGACGAGCTGGAGGCCCAGATCGCCGAGGCGCGATCGCGCCTCGGCGATCAGCACCCCGACCTGCTGGCCCTCTACGACCAGCGGGACGAGATGGCGGCGCGCTACACCGACACCCTGGCCCAGCTGGGGGGCAGCCCCGAGCGCACCGACGAAGCCAAGAGCACCGTCGGCCAAGACCTGCTGTCCCAGTACATCGCCGGGCAGATTCGGCAGGCGGCTCTGACGGAGCGGCTGGGGGTGGTGCAGCAGGAGCGGCAGCGTCTCAGCCAGATGGTGCTGGTGCTGCCGGAAAGACAACAGGCCCTGGCGGGGCTGGTGCGGCGGCGCTCTGAGGCGGAGCAGACCCTGCGCCTGCTCCAGGACAAGCTGGAGGAGGCCCGCCTGGCCGAGGCCCAGCTGGTGAGCAACATCCGCACCCTGGGGGTGCCCTCGCGGCCCGACCGCCCCGCCAGCCCCAACGCCAAGGTGGTGCTGGTGCTGGGCACGGTGATGGGGCTGGTGCTGGCCGGGGGGGCGATCGCCCTGCTGGATCTGCTGGACGACCGCATCCACCCCACCACCAACCTGGAGGATCTGCTCCAGCTGCCCGTGCTGGGCGACCTACCCGCCCTGCCGCCCCAGCTGCTGACCGCCGGACGCCTGCGGGATTTTCTGGCCGACGACGAGCGGGTCGAGCCCTACCGTCGCCTGGCCAACGTACTGGGGCATGCCTGCCGTCAGGGTCGTCTGGACGGAGCCCGCAGCGGCTATGCCGTAGTGTTTAGCAGCGTCGGCAGCGGCGACGGCAAGGCGGCGGTGGCCATCTACCTGGCGGTGACGGCGGCGCTGCTGTCGCGGCGATCGCTGCTGCTGGACGCCGATCTGCGGCGATCGGCCCCCACCCAGTTCTTTGGGGCAGCCCACCTGCCCGGCTTTGCCGAGGTGATTGGGGCCGAGGCGGTGGGGGCCGGGCTGGGCAGCCTGGGCGACCCCGCCGAGGCGGTGGTGCAGCCCACCGGGGTGACCCACTGCGACCTGCTGCCCAGCGGCCAGGTGCAGGGCAATCCCGCCGCCCTGGTGGAGTCGCCCGCTGTGGAGGGGCTGCTGGAGAGTCTGCGCCCCAGCTACGACTGGATTTTGATCGACGCCCCGACGGTGGTGGACAGCGCCGATGCCACCGCCCTGGCCCAGTACGCCGACAGCCTGGTGCTGGCGGTGCGCCCCGGCCACACCCGCCGCAGCGAGCTGCTGCAAGCGGTGGCCGACCTGCGCCGCAGCGGCACCCCCATCCTGGGCGTAGTGCTCAACCGCACCCCCCTGCCCGAGGAAATCTTCTCCGATCTGCTGCACCAGGCCCAGGATCCGTCCCTAGGGCTGGGGCCCCGGACGGTGGGCTATGCCCACGTCAGTTCCGCTCGATGA
- a CDS encoding polysaccharide biosynthesis/export family protein, with protein sequence MRYLTQRSTPVSASLTVSLGLLPLLTAALTLPGSLPRALAQTPPQPNFPGDRASGMLKAGDRVRVTVVGFPDLSGELPLGADGTLQLPLVGSLPLAGLTPAAATEALDAALRPYVRRPQVSLVVVDSRPLRVSVTGAVGQPGPYRIRPEELGGDPYPTLSGVISLAGGITPDADLRRIVIRRSPLAAASTASGGSLPLGTGAGGELRIDLWEAIQQGRLAADPVILDGDEIVVARAQVISPEQQQQFLRSTVAPAELSISVAGEVRQPGRTVVVPVGGVSAAVAAAGGPTNDANLNEIVLFRMAPNGQLTQQTFRFGEDSGPLHQGDVILVNRNATGNVGSVFNFLGTLLNPFSALSNIFNND encoded by the coding sequence ATGCGCTACTTGACCCAACGCTCGACCCCTGTTTCGGCCTCGCTGACGGTTTCGCTGGGGCTGCTGCCGCTGTTGACCGCCGCCCTAACTCTCCCGGGGAGCCTGCCCCGCGCCCTGGCCCAGACTCCGCCCCAGCCAAATTTTCCGGGCGATCGCGCCAGCGGCATGCTAAAAGCGGGCGATCGGGTGCGGGTCACTGTGGTGGGCTTTCCCGACCTGTCGGGGGAACTGCCCCTGGGGGCCGACGGCACCCTGCAACTGCCCCTGGTGGGCAGCCTGCCCCTGGCGGGCCTCACCCCCGCCGCCGCCACCGAGGCCCTGGACGCGGCCCTGCGCCCCTACGTGCGCCGCCCCCAGGTCAGCCTGGTGGTGGTGGACAGCCGCCCCCTGCGGGTCAGCGTCACGGGGGCGGTGGGCCAGCCCGGCCCCTACCGCATTCGTCCGGAGGAGCTAGGCGGCGACCCCTACCCCACCCTCAGCGGTGTGATCAGCCTGGCCGGCGGCATCACCCCCGACGCCGACCTCAGGCGAATTGTGATCCGGCGATCGCCCCTGGCAGCGGCTTCCACCGCCTCTGGCGGGTCGCTGCCCCTGGGCACCGGGGCCGGGGGCGAGCTGCGCATCGACCTGTGGGAGGCCATTCAGCAGGGCCGCCTGGCCGCCGACCCGGTGATTTTAGACGGCGACGAAATTGTGGTGGCCCGTGCCCAGGTGATCTCCCCCGAACAGCAGCAGCAGTTTTTGCGCTCCACCGTCGCCCCGGCGGAACTCTCCATCAGCGTGGCCGGGGAGGTGCGCCAGCCGGGCCGCACCGTGGTGGTGCCCGTCGGCGGGGTCAGCGCGGCGGTGGCGGCGGCGGGCGGCCCCACCAACGACGCCAACCTGAACGAGATCGTGCTGTTTCGTATGGCCCCCAACGGCCAGCTCACCCAGCAGACCTTCCGCTTTGGCGAAGACTCGGGGCCGCTGCACCAGGGGGACGTGATTTTGGTCAACCGCAACGCCACCGGCAATGTGGGCAGCGTGTTCAACTTCCTGGGCACCCTGCTCAACCCCTTCAGCGCCCTGTCCAACATCTTCAACAACGACTAG
- a CDS encoding O-antigen ligase, whose protein sequence is MAVSPTNTTPDWRRSLLAAVLAAIAGLAIGGAAGASPLLIAVGLVALGLGLSLVIRLEYTVLALFIVRSGLDLFSNYQLPVAFALGIDALAIGFVALLLMGRRRVHLDGFWVFFALWVALQGLWVVLMGLGTPGMERALLPSAVREWVRLFSWLLGYLLILQFKDRLPPQRVLGLLFLALVIPLLTATMQMVVPPHLLPGVLVFDGDGAFEANSRISGSLGHSNTFGTYVLFFLGLTYWKMLHSQRRLGWLALMGVLAFFLVSTKALGALAMFGTFILLVTIPKLSLGRLLGSGVLAGAIAVLFTSTEFGRDRLASLYDTPLLNPEINWSRSILLSWFDGNSFNWRIAQWTFLTDAWREAPLLGRGLNSSSYLSVFQNYAHNDYVRALAEGGIVGLGLFLLFLGAQAFWLARIICRHPPNHPRRNLALILLAFLGASLVGMSTENIWSHTTLYYYWWLIFAVLSWEWSSA, encoded by the coding sequence ATGGCTGTTTCCCCCACCAACACTACCCCCGACTGGCGGCGATCGCTGCTGGCGGCGGTGCTGGCGGCGATCGCTGGACTGGCCATCGGCGGGGCGGCGGGGGCTTCGCCGCTGCTGATCGCCGTGGGGCTGGTGGCCCTGGGGCTGGGCCTCAGCCTGGTGATCCGGCTTGAGTACACGGTGCTGGCGCTGTTCATTGTGCGCAGCGGCCTGGATCTGTTTTCCAACTACCAGCTGCCGGTGGCCTTTGCCCTGGGTATCGACGCCCTGGCCATCGGCTTTGTGGCGCTGCTGCTGATGGGTCGCCGCCGCGTTCACCTGGACGGATTCTGGGTGTTTTTTGCCCTGTGGGTGGCGCTGCAGGGGCTGTGGGTAGTGCTGATGGGGCTGGGCACCCCCGGCATGGAGCGGGCGCTGCTGCCCTCGGCGGTGCGCGAGTGGGTGCGGCTGTTCTCCTGGCTGCTGGGCTACCTGCTGATTCTGCAATTCAAAGACCGCCTGCCGCCCCAGCGGGTGCTGGGGCTGCTGTTTTTGGCCCTGGTGATTCCACTGCTGACGGCGACGATGCAGATGGTGGTGCCACCCCACCTGCTGCCGGGGGTGCTGGTGTTCGATGGCGACGGGGCCTTTGAGGCCAACTCCCGCATCAGCGGCAGCCTGGGCCACTCCAACACCTTTGGCACCTACGTGCTGTTTTTCCTGGGCCTGACCTACTGGAAAATGCTCCATTCCCAGCGGCGGCTGGGCTGGCTGGCGCTGATGGGGGTGCTGGCGTTCTTTTTAGTCAGCACCAAGGCGCTGGGGGCCCTGGCCATGTTTGGCACCTTCATTCTGCTGGTGACCATTCCCAAGCTGTCTCTCGGACGGCTGCTGGGCAGCGGGGTGCTGGCGGGGGCGATCGCCGTGCTGTTTACCAGCACCGAGTTTGGCCGCGATCGCCTGGCCTCCCTGTACGACACCCCCCTGCTGAATCCAGAGATCAACTGGTCGCGATCGATTCTGCTGTCCTGGTTTGACGGCAACAGCTTCAACTGGCGCATTGCCCAGTGGACTTTTCTGACCGACGCCTGGCGCGAAGCACCGCTGCTGGGGCGGGGGCTAAACAGCAGTTCCTACCTCAGCGTATTTCAGAACTACGCCCACAACGACTATGTGCGGGCGCTGGCGGAGGGCGGCATTGTGGGTCTGGGGCTTTTCCTGCTATTTCTGGGTGCCCAGGCGTTCTGGCTGGCCCGCATCATCTGCCGCCATCCCCCTAACCATCCCCGGCGCAACCTGGCGCTGATTCTGCTGGCGTTCTTGGGGGCCTCCCTGGTGGGCATGAGCACCGAAAACATCTGGTCCCACACCACCCTTTATTACTACTGGTGGCTCATTTTTGCGGTGTTGAGCTGGGAGTGGTCCAGCGCTTGA